The window TTTAAAGTTGTTCAACCGAGTTGAGCACAATTTGTTCCGCCCGAAAGGGATTACCCCTCCCCTCTTCCTTGTTCGGTTTGAAGGGGCTTGAAGGAGATTAGAGGGGTTTGAGGGGGAATAATTTCACACCACAATGTAAAATAAATCCCTTCCTCTTTAGGATTAATCGAACATAGCCTTATGCAGTTATGCCGAGTTGAGCGCAATTTGTTCAGCCCGGACAGGAGTTGATTACCCCACACGTGCTGCGGACGTACTTTTATACGTACATATACAGCGGTTCAAATGAATCAGGAGACTCAAATGATCAAATCAGAGCAGCCTACCTAGCAGATGGGAGTCTCAGAAACAAAGCCAAGTAAGTTATCGTAGTAGTACATATAGAGTTACGGGATAGAATCTATGTGACTTTAGAAagttatagaaatttttttttttggaatacgtAAAAAGATTGTACACTTTTATATTAAGAGGAATAAAATCTATACGGGTGGCCAAACAAAGAAGAAAGGGAGGGATCggggagaaaaagaaggaaaaaagaaagaaaaggaaaaaggaaaccAAGAACTTGAGCATATTCTCGCGTTGATAATGTGACGACCTAGCGATGAAAGTTATAGTAGTTTATCTTTTGTAAGAGGAATATGATGGTTTGTCAAGGCTGAATAACGAAGATGTAGATCACTTCCATTTTGTCTTCAAAGAAAGAAACACACATTGTCTTCATTTTATCCAGATAGAACAACATCTACACGCTACGCACGAATAATTCTTCTTAAATAACAACAAAGTTTAACtacacatgcatatacataAGCAAACAGTAGTACTGCACGGGTCATGGGCGCCTGCGCCttaagctgctgctgcttcaaTGCGAGAGGCCGCTTCTGCTTGTTGAGACGCCGCTCATCTCGCTCTCGCTCGCGTCTCTGCAGCCGCTTCTGCTTCTTCATCCAAGCAGGCGTGTGGCGGCTGAAAAGCCTCCGCACGCCGGCCTCCGCGGCCTCCAACTCCTCCCGCCGCGGCGTGCACTGGTACCACGCGAACACGCCGTGCTGCTGGCACACCCGCCTCAGCCTCGAGAGCCCCCAGCCGATCTTGACGAACTTGAAGTAGCGGGTCCTCCTGATGTACGCCATGTACCCCTGGTCTCGATGCGACCACACGCCGAATCGGTTCTGGACGATCATGTTGCTCGCGTGGGCGTACGTGTACAAGTGCCGCTTCATCGCGAACGCGCGTCTCCCTTCGGGCACTCCTGAGCGGCAGTAGTTGCCCTCGACCTCGGCTTCTAATTGTGCCTGGGTCGGCGGCTCCATGTCTCGATTGCCGCTCTCGAAACGATCCTGATGCAAACGAGATTATAACTAGctaggagtaattaattaaccaacgAGACAAAGTTGTATTCAGATACGTAGACAAAGGTAACACTATTACGTTGTTAACTTTGATTCGGTCACGTACAAGTTGAGAACCGCAGAACGCTCGTATTTAAACGGGGACAACCGGACATATATGGTGGCGGATGAGTCTCATTCCGCGCTCTCTGcataatttataattaattaatacatatTCACAACAATGGCACATAATTAGTACTAAATGGAGTCTGGATTGAGTGACTAACATAGAGCAGTTCAAGTTGGCACACAACATTTTCTGCGAGACTTGCTGCAAAGTGCAAACTCCAGGGGGTGAGAGTGAGACCATCTGTTATTGTAGCGAGCCAGCTGCATGACAGGGGCAAGAGAAAACATAttcgtataaaaatatactactaccttcgtttcataatataagtcgttctagcattttccacatttctattgatgttaatgaatctagaacatcaatatgaatgtgggaaataatagaatgacttacattgtgaaattaTCAATACTAGATTTTGGGATCGACGGCAAAGATAATTGTCTGCCAATGTGACGATTACTGTCTCATGCAAGATCAGGAAGCAGCCGGCCGGGAATCATCTTCATGTTGGCTGTGAATTTGACGATCCATCTCCATTATATTAAGATAGCAGCAACTCGTAACATGACATCAGTATTAGCTGGAAAACTCTGAACACCAGCTTGCCTACGGGAAACGAGAAGTAGCTATGATTCAGTGGACAAAGTGGAACGAATAAAACTGAACTCAAACGTCATGGAAACCGTTTTACATG of the Oryza sativa Japonica Group chromosome 2, ASM3414082v1 genome contains:
- the LOC107278672 gene encoding uncharacterized protein, translating into MEPPTQAQLEAEVEGNYCRSGVPEGRRAFAMKRHLYTYAHASNMIVQNRFGVWSHRDQGYMAYIRRTRYFKFVKIGWGLSRLRRVCQQHGVFAWYQCTPRREELEAAEAGVRRLFSRHTPAWMKKQKRLQRRERERDERRLNKQKRPLALKQQQLKAQAPMTRAVLLFAYVYACVVKLCCYLRRIIRA